From a region of the Lactuca sativa cultivar Salinas chromosome 4, Lsat_Salinas_v11, whole genome shotgun sequence genome:
- the LOC111896455 gene encoding RING-H2 finger protein ATL18 gives MSVYILSYVNHLIRAIDFLINHVLFHHRMFHLPEKFDWISYSGGALLNEEVECAICLSKIEDDDEIRELRCDHLFHRNCLDTWLSYGHTTCPLCRHNLLVPPKIEEACEIGSQEALFLDLCETAPSNDESRWWLR, from the coding sequence ATGTCGGTTTACATTCTATCGTATGTTAACCATTTGATACGGGCTATTGATTTCTTGATCAACCATGTCTTATTCCACCACCGTATGTTCCACCTGCCGGAAAAATTTGATTGGATATCATATAGTGGTGGAGCACTGCTGAACGAAGAGGTAGAATGTGCCATTTGCTTGAGCAAAATTGAGGATGACGATGAGATTAGAGAATTAAGGTGTGATCATCTCTTTCACAGAAACTGCTTAGATACGTGGCTCTCATATGGACATACAACCTGCCCCTTATGCCGCCATAATCTACTAGTGCCACCCAAGATTGAAGAGGCTTGTGAAATCGGCAGCCAGGAAGCGTTGTTTTTGGATCTTTGTGAAACTGCTCCAAGTAATGATGAGAGTAGATGGTGGCTGAGATAA